The sequence TTATTAAACATTTATCTCAAGAAATACTTTCTAATATTTATTCACATTAATAAATGTTAAGTACAAAAATTATATATATGCTTTCTTCTTCGCAGAAATGGCAACAAATCCTCCGCGCCCATAACCAGGTTCTACCTTATCAATTCTCTTAATATCCGAAGGATATTTAAATATAGTTTGCCTGTATTCAAAATTATAAAATCCGGCATTTGTAAGCATATCTATAAGCACGCTAACTGAGAAAAATCTCACCTCTTTATAAAATATACTTTTAGAACGTCTCTTCTCATATAGTTTACCAAGAAAACTATTCTTATCTACAATACCCAAAACGAGGGTGCCATTATCCCTAAGAATCCGATTTGCCTCTTTTATTGAATTCACAGGGTCCTCGACAAAACAAATCGTTACAATCATAAGTGCAAGATCAAAAGAATTATTTTTGAAAGGAAGATTTTCAGCCATAGCCTGTAAAACAGTAAGTCCTCTATTCTTAGAAATTTTTGCCATTGACATAGATGGTTCAATCCCTTTCTTTATTTTTAGGGGTAAAGCAAATCGCCCGGTCCCAATTCCTATTTCAACTCCAGATTCAAATCTAGGAATTAACTCCTTTACAGCATTAAGTTCGGAAAGATATACAAATTTATTCTCTTCATACCATTTATCATATTCTTCAAAATATTTATTAAAAATTTCGATGTTATACATTTATATCTCTATTATATCGCCAACTTTTACTTCAAAAAATTTTTCTCCAAATTCTTCCTTTATGATTGCTTCCGCCTCCTCACCTGTACAGTGCGTAGCACCTATCATATCTATTTTAAATTCCTTTAATTGACTCACTATTTTTATGATATCTATTTTCTCCCTATTCAATAGGTGAAATCCACCCATTACTAAATGAAATTTATCATTTCCGAAATCATCATTAACTTTTTTCAAAATATTTATAATCCCCGGGTGGGAGCAACCAGTAAGAACTGAAACTTCTCTGTTAATTTTAATCACCAAAGAGTGCTCTGCAAGAGTATAACCCTTATATATCGAAGCAAGCTCGCCACTTGTGAAAATATTCTCAGTTACCTTACAACTATCTTTACACTCATTCAGATTAACACCATATTTCTTAGCTTTTTCTTTAAAATCAGCAGAAAAACCAGGCGTTATATAAAGGTTTATTCTACTATTAAGTTCAAGAAAGCTCCACAATCCACCCGTATGATCCCAATGATCATGAGAGATTATAACATTTTCAATTTTGTTGATGTCAACTCCTAGATTTTCCATATTTTCTATTAGCCATTCACCTTTTTCACCAGTATCAAAAAGAGCAATATCATCAATTAAAAAAGATAATCCCCAACCGACATTTAATCCTCTTATTCTACTTCTTTTATCAAATAAAACTTTTATCTTCATTTTTTACCTCTTACAAACCCCATCATCTGAACAAGGCGGTTTATCACACCTTTGGCTTCTCCCGCAGCATGTTTTACCATCATAGCTTTTATTTTTATAGTCTGTAGCATAAAATCCACTACCTTTAAAAATTATCCCTGCCTCGGAAGTTATTTTTATTTTTGCGCTACTTCCACAAACAGGACATTCAGCTTCATTGGTGTTTATTGACCATCTGAATTCCTCAAATTCATAACCACATTCCTCACATTTAAAAACATAGGTAGGCATATTAATACCCTCCATTTTTAAACTTGCAATTTGTGTTTTATAATATTTTCCCTCTTCTTTCCATAGTTTCCTTTTCACTTATCGGAACCACTTTCTTCCTTTCTGTTTCATATACCGTCATATAGTTTAGACCATCAAAATACTTACTTATTTCGGATAATTCTTCCTTGTCCAAAGGTTTCGCTTTTGATGGACGAAGTGGGGTGTTTATTTGTACCTCATCAGGATGAATTTTAGCTGCTACCTTTGCAATTTCTTTTGCATGATTTTTATTCTCTTCTGTAAACATTATCTGAAGAGCAAGCTTCCCTTTATAATTTTTCTTAAAGCTAATAACACCTTCTATTATTTTTCTTATTTCAACTCCATCCATTGGCCTATTTATTTTCAAAAAAGTTTCCTGATCAACAGCATCGAGTTTAGCAACTACAAGATCAAATTCCGAAAGCTCTTTTTTTACATCGTCACTATTTATTAATGATGAATTTGTCAAAATTGCAATTTTTTCATTACGTATTTTTCTTATAACTCTTACAATTTCTAAAAGATTTTTGGCAAGGGTTGGTTCTCCCATTCCAGAAAAAGTAATATAATCAATCTCTATTTCTGGTACTCTTTTTATTTCCTCTATTACCTTTTCAGTTTCAACATAGACCTTTCTTTCATCTGTATAAAGCACTTTTTTACCTAACTGGCAATAAATACAGTTAAATGTACAGACTTTTATCTTTTGAGAAAGTGGGTCAATTCCCAATGAGCTACCCAATCTCCACGAAGGTACTGGACCATATACATATTTAAATTTTTTCAAATTCTCTTCTCGAGTTTATCTATTATATTTCGAACGATATTAAAAAAAGCCTTACCCGTGCTGGAGTCTTTTCTTTCAAGCACATATGGTCTTCCTTTATCTTCATATTCTACTACTAGCGGATCAAAAAGAATATCCCCAAGAAAATCTACATGTAAATCTTTTGCGGCTTTTTCACCGCCCCCTTTACCAAACAGTGCGATATCATAGCCACACTTTGGACACTTAAATCCACTCATATTTTCGACAATCCCTATAACAGGAGCATTTAATTTTTGAGAAAAAATAACACTCTTTCTTGAATCTAGAATTGCAACATCCTGAGGAGTTGTAACTATAACCGTACCTGTAAGATCTGGTAAAATCTGACAGATGCTTAAAGGTTCATCACCCGTCCCAGGAGGCGCATCAATAATAAGATAATCAAGCTCACCCCAGTTTACGTCCCCAAGAAATTGTTTGATCAATGCAGTTTTCAAAGGCCCACGCCATATTATAGGTTGATCAGTATCTTGTGATAAAAGAGCAATACTTACAACAACAAGATTCTCATTCATTTTAAAAGGTTCAATACTGTTTTCATTACCATATAGTGTTACCCCTTCGATCCCCAGCATTTTTGGTACATTTGGACCATGAATATCAATATCAAGTATTCCAGTTTTTTTACCTAGGCTTGACAAAGCTAATGCCATATTCACAGCTACGGATGTTTTTCCTACTCCCCCTTTTCCGCTCATTACAAGTATTTTAAACTTGATTCTGGACATTCTTTCTTTTATTCTTTTTGTCCTTTCTTCATCTTCTCTTGATATCGGAACTGGCATTTTGAACCTCTTTTTTTCAGTTTTTTAAAATATTTTTAACTCTTTCAAAAGCTCTGATAAATTCCTGTTGTATAACTTCACCTATTTCCAAAATTGGAGGAATACCATTTACAATCGAGTCTACTATCTTAGCTGTATATGGAATCTTTGCAATTATTTCAACATTTCTTTTTTCACAAAATTCCTCGATCAATTTAGAATTTTCTAAATTTATATCATACTTATTTATCACAACGGTGGGTGTTATTCTAAAATAATCGGTCAGCTCGAGAACACGCTTCAGATCATGCAAACCTGACATGCTGGGTTCTGTTATGACTATTACAATATCTACTCCAGTTATTGATGCAATTACAGGACAACCAATACCGGGAGGACCATCAATCAAAATAAAATTTTTATTTTCATTCTTTGCATATATCATTGCTTCTTCTCTAACTCTGGTTACAAGTTTACCTGAATTTTCCTCTCCAGGATATAGCTCTGCATGTATTAACTTTCCGTATTTAGTATCCGAAACATATAGTTCTCCTGCTTCTCTCGGTTGCGTTACCACGGCTTCAACAGGGCAAATTTTCTCACATATTCCACAATGTTCACAGGAAAAAGGATCAATAGTATAACTATTATCTATTGCATTATATCGACAGTATGTTATACACCTTCTGCACTGAATACATTCCTCTCTATTTATAGAATACTTCTTCCCACTTACAAACTTTTCTTTTTTTAATATTTTTGAACCAGTAATGAGATGCAGATTCGATGCATCCACATCACAATCTGCTATAACCTTGTTATTCATTAAAACTGACAATGATGAGACAAAGGTGGTTTTTCCGGTTCCCCCTTTACCACTTATAGCCGTGATCTGTTTTATTCTCATTTCCGGTCTCCACACAAAATTTTCTCAATATTTTTATGTAATAATTGATATTCTTCCTTTAAATTCTCAAAATGTTTAACATAAGGTATCCCTTGCGAATACAATCTGGCAAATTCTTCATTATAGGGGATTTTCATAAGCACAGGTATATTTTCTGCCTCACAGTATTTTTCCACTTCTTTATCACCAATATTGAATCTATTTATCACGACTCCAAAAGGTATCTTCATTTCTCTAATTGCTTTAACAGCTTTTATCAGATCGTGGAGGCCGAATGGTGTCGGTTCTGTAACGAGTAAAGAGAAATCACTACCCTTAACAGATGCTAGGAAAGGGCAGGATACTCCAGGTGGAGAATCAATTATGACAATTTTCCTGCGATTTAAATATTTTTTCACACTATTAATAATAGTAGGTGTAGAAACCTCTCCAATATTCATTTTCCCCTGTATGAATTCGATATTACCACTATTACCGCTTTCGACTACTCCAACTATTTTATCCTTTTCTTTTATTGCTTTTTCCGGGCAAAAAAGCGTACAGGCTCCACAGTTATGACATAAATGGTCAAATATCATTACCTGCCCTTTTGAATTATCTGTTGGTGGTAATACAACAATAGCATTAAACTCACATACCTCTTTGCATTTACCACAGTAAGTACATTTTGATTCTATAATTTCGGGAACAGGTAAACTAATATATATTTTAGTTTGAATTCTGGGTTTTAAAAATATATGAGCATTGGGTTCTTCAACATCACAATCAAGAAATTGGACACTTTTAATTGATAGAGCGAAATTGACCGCAACCGTAGTTTTACCCGTTCCACCTTTACCACTTGCAACCGATATGATCATTTCTATCCCATTTATTTAAGTCGATTTTTAAAAATCAATATTGAGAATCATTCTCATTTAAATTTAAGAAAGAAATCCCAAATAAAAAATCTTAAAAACGCCCTGAGTTACTTACACACGAAAAAGTTTAGAATCTGGCACTGATTATAGTAAGTGTCGTGCAAACATGCAGTATCTATGGTCTCTTTTAACGTAAAGCCGAACTTTTCTATCTCATCGATTATCTCTTTCAATGAGATGTTGGCTAATTCCATCAGGGGGTAATCATTCTTGTTATGCTTTGGATAAAGAGAAAATATCCCCCTGCTTTTTAGAACCCTTTTTACTTCTCTGTAAATTTTATCTCTTCTGTCAACATAGTGAATCACATCGTAAACGAGAGCAAAATCCAGTGAGTCATCATTAATCGGCACTGTAGTGTCACTTTTAATGAGCTGTATGTTATCTGTTTTCATTTCTCTGATGAGAGTTGAAACAAACTTTAGCACCTCCGGGTTTTTGTCAAGGGCATACACTATCCCTTTATTGCCAACAACCTTTGATAAAGGAATTGTGTAATGACCTTCTCCA comes from Candidatus Neomarinimicrobiota bacterium and encodes:
- a CDS encoding Mrp/NBP35 family ATP-binding protein, giving the protein MPVPISREDEERTKRIKERMSRIKFKILVMSGKGGVGKTSVAVNMALALSSLGKKTGILDIDIHGPNVPKMLGIEGVTLYGNENSIEPFKMNENLVVVSIALLSQDTDQPIIWRGPLKTALIKQFLGDVNWGELDYLIIDAPPGTGDEPLSICQILPDLTGTVIVTTPQDVAILDSRKSVIFSQKLNAPVIGIVENMSGFKCPKCGYDIALFGKGGGEKAAKDLHVDFLGDILFDPLVVEYEDKGRPYVLERKDSSTGKAFFNIVRNIIDKLEKRI
- a CDS encoding 4Fe-4S binding protein — translated: MKQITAISGKGGTGKTTFVSSLSVLMNNKVIADCDVDASNLHLITGSKILKKEKFVSGKKYSINREECIQCRRCITYCRYNAIDNSYTIDPFSCEHCGICEKICPVEAVVTQPREAGELYVSDTKYGKLIHAELYPGEENSGKLVTRVREEAMIYAKNENKNFILIDGPPGIGCPVIASITGVDIVIVITEPSMSGLHDLKRVLELTDYFRITPTVVINKYDINLENSKLIEEFCEKRNVEIIAKIPYTAKIVDSIVNGIPPILEIGEVIQQEFIRAFERVKNILKN
- a CDS encoding MBL fold metallo-hydrolase, producing the protein MKIKVLFDKRSRIRGLNVGWGLSFLIDDIALFDTGEKGEWLIENMENLGVDINKIENVIISHDHWDHTGGLWSFLELNSRINLYITPGFSADFKEKAKKYGVNLNECKDSCKVTENIFTSGELASIYKGYTLAEHSLVIKINREVSVLTGCSHPGIINILKKVNDDFGNDKFHLVMGGFHLLNREKIDIIKIVSQLKEFKIDMIGATHCTGEEAEAIIKEEFGEKFFEVKVGDIIEI
- a CDS encoding P-loop NTPase, whose amino-acid sequence is MIISVASGKGGTGKTTVAVNFALSIKSVQFLDCDVEEPNAHIFLKPRIQTKIYISLPVPEIIESKCTYCGKCKEVCEFNAIVVLPPTDNSKGQVMIFDHLCHNCGACTLFCPEKAIKEKDKIVGVVESGNSGNIEFIQGKMNIGEVSTPTIINSVKKYLNRRKIVIIDSPPGVSCPFLASVKGSDFSLLVTEPTPFGLHDLIKAVKAIREMKIPFGVVINRFNIGDKEVEKYCEAENIPVLMKIPYNEEFARLYSQGIPYVKHFENLKEEYQLLHKNIEKILCGDRK
- a CDS encoding methyltransferase domain-containing protein produces the protein MYNIEIFNKYFEEYDKWYEENKFVYLSELNAVKELIPRFESGVEIGIGTGRFALPLKIKKGIEPSMSMAKISKNRGLTVLQAMAENLPFKNNSFDLALMIVTICFVEDPVNSIKEANRILRDNGTLVLGIVDKNSFLGKLYEKRRSKSIFYKEVRFFSVSVLIDMLTNAGFYNFEYRQTIFKYPSDIKRIDKVEPGYGRGGFVAISAKKKAYI
- a CDS encoding class I SAM-dependent methyltransferase, translating into MTGDVNKWMNFDGINFLKKIGIREGMQVLDYGCGEGHYTIPLSKVVGNKGIVYALDKNPEVLKFVSTLIREMKTDNIQLIKSDTTVPINDDSLDFALVYDVIHYVDRRDKIYREVKRVLKSRGIFSLYPKHNKNDYPLMELANISLKEIIDEIEKFGFTLKETIDTACLHDTYYNQCQILNFFVCK
- a CDS encoding zinc ribbon domain-containing protein, translating into MPTYVFKCEECGYEFEEFRWSINTNEAECPVCGSSAKIKITSEAGIIFKGSGFYATDYKNKSYDGKTCCGRSQRCDKPPCSDDGVCKR
- a CDS encoding radical SAM protein; protein product: MKKFKYVYGPVPSWRLGSSLGIDPLSQKIKVCTFNCIYCQLGKKVLYTDERKVYVETEKVIEEIKRVPEIEIDYITFSGMGEPTLAKNLLEIVRVIRKIRNEKIAILTNSSLINSDDVKKELSEFDLVVAKLDAVDQETFLKINRPMDGVEIRKIIEGVISFKKNYKGKLALQIMFTEENKNHAKEIAKVAAKIHPDEVQINTPLRPSKAKPLDKEELSEISKYFDGLNYMTVYETERKKVVPISEKETMERRGKIL